A segment of the Geoglobus ahangari genome:
AACCGCCGGAATGTAGGGTATGAATGGGAACGCGAGGGGAAATATGACGTCCGCTTTCGCTCTCGAAATAAGGGTGGAGAGTGAGATTAATATTGGGAATAACCTCGAACGCCTCACAGACTCGGTAAATTGTGGGAGCCACATATATCTTTTCGGTTTAGTTTTGCAAAACATCTAAAAAGAATAAGGAAATTTTTAAGTTACCTTTTTGCTGCCCTGAAGGTTGCAGCAAAGATCGCGAGCACTGCCGCCATCAACGCAAGGCCGGAGAACTCCGGCACTGAGGTCGGTGATCTCACTCCCGGCCCTCCGGGATCTGCTATCACTCCGTTTGCCACTCCATCTCCGTCCCCTATTCCACCGTCGGTTATCGTGAACGTCACCGTGTTGCCGTTAACTGTGGCAGGAATGCTGTACCATCTCGGCAGTCCTGCTGAGCTACCATTGCCATCACTCGTGTACTTCCAGTACTCCGTGTCCGCAGGAAGATGCACGGGGTTCCCACTGGAATCATACACGTGGACGGTGATGCTAACTGACGAGCCGGGAGTGACGGTCAGGTTGAAAGAATAAATGCCGTATGGCAGATCTGCTGGAGGCTGCGGAAGCTCGGAGATGTTCTCTGCCCTGACATCGCTGAACTTGTTGTTCTGAGAGCTGAAAGCAACAATGCTGTCTGCTGTTTCCACACTCGCAACGTCTGACTGCTGGGAATCGGAGATGCCGTCGCCATTCCAGTCCCCTGACTCCTGCCCGTCGCTGACTCCATCACCGTCAGAATCTCTTGTCACATCTGCGAGGGGGTAGTGGTCGGCATTGTTGCCGTCCAGCTGATAGGTGCTGTCACAGATCCCGTCTCCGTTCGCATCCCCGCAGGCCTCGCTGAACCCGCTCCAGTAGTTGCCTCCAATGTAGTTGCCTCCGACAATGTTCTCTTCCGGCTCAATCCCCATATTGAATGTGTTCGTAGAGTACAGCTGGTAGTGGTTTTCCGGGTTGTTCAGGTAGTTGTTGTAGATCAGATTCCTGCTTGCGGCTTGGAAGTAAAGCCCGCGACCGTTTGAGGTTATAACCGAATCCTTTACCGTGTTCTGCTCGGAGTAGCTGGTCATTGAAATCCCGATGTTGTTCGCCGAAATTTCTGTTCCCTCTACTATGTTGTTGCTTGATCCTGTTAGAGATATTCCACTCCTTATGTTTGAGTTTGCAATGCTGCGCTTTACGGAATTGTTCTCCGAACCGGCGATGTCGATTCCGTTATCTCCGTTGTCTGAGGCGTTTACGTTTATCACCGACGTGTTGGACGAGGAGGAGATCCGTATGCCGTCGTATCTGTTGTCCGTGAAAACTGAGTCGTAAATGCCGTTTCGGTCACTCTGAAATATGCTGAGCCCGAAGTAATTGCTGGTTGAGACGATTTCGTCAAGCGTCGCTCTCGTTGTGTTGGATATGTAAATGCCAGTGTACCACTTTGAGAACCTTATGTTTTTGATGACGATTTCTCCATTTGAGCCCCTGTCTGAAATCAGCAGCCCTTTCGAGTACATTAGGCTCCTGCCCTCCACAGTGTGTCCGTTTCCGAAGAGCTTGACCCCATCTGACAGAATTATTATGCATGCGCTGGTGTCTGAGGAGAGAATGTCCTTTACGAGCACGTACACTCCCGGCTGGGCTATTGCAGCGCATGAGTCAATTGGTGTGACTGAAAAATCAACCCTGACCGTTCTTGTTTCCGTAGCTGTCCAGTTTCCTGCAAAGTCCTTTCCCCAAACCTTAAATGAGTACGTCCCTTCACTCAGCCCAGTTATGTTGAAGCTCCACGTTTTCCGGGTTTTGTCGGGGGTCATCGTCACGTTCTGACCATTCCACTCGATCATGGCTCTGCTGAGCCGCTTGCTGCTGCTTATCTCGACGAATATGTGGTCCTGCGGCACTATTGATCCGTCTGAGGGGCTGTTTTCCGTGAAAGTTATGCTGAGTGGAGTGGGATCGAAGGCGTTCAGCGTGAGTGGGAAGTAGTCGAGGTTTCCGATACCTATTTGGTATGCGGCATCGCAAATGCCATCCCTATTTACATCCTCGCACAGCTGGCTGAAGCCAGCCCCATCAGGCGTTGCCCAGTAGTTCCCGCCCCTGTATGGCCCTCCAACTATGTTCGTCCCTAAGACTTTTTGCGTGTTCCAGATGTTCGGCCGGGTCTGGTTTATGAAAAACGCATTGTTCGTGTTGTTCAGGTAGTTGTTGTAGATTCTGTTCCATCCTTCTTGGGATGAGAGGTTGAGCAGTATCCCGTATTCTCCGTTGGATGTTATGCTGTTCCCTGTGATCATATTCTCAGAAGAGGAAACTTCAATTCCGCTCTTCCCATTTGAACCAATCTTGTTGCCTATGATGTGGTTTTGACTTGACCGAAGCAGTATACCGTTTGCTCCGTTTGAGCTGATCTCGTTGTCCCTGATGCTGTTCAGAGTGGACGCGAATACAGCAATTCCATGCTGGGTGTTTGATCTTATGCTGTTCTGCAGTATCATGCTCGATCCGCAGACTGCTATTCCAACTTCGTTCAGCTCAATGGTGTTGTTGGTGATTTTGTTCCACTGGTACACCCCGCTGTTCACAAAAAGAACTCCGGATGAGTACACTCCGACTCCGTTGTGTGAGATGTTGTTTTCATGAATTCTGTTTCCGTATGAGTATGACGTTATGCCTATCCCAGACTCGCTGTTCCACCTGACCGTGTTGTTGAACAGGTTGTTGTATCTGCTTCCGTCGAGTCTGATGCCATACTCACCGTACTCGAAGCTGTTGTTCGCAATTGAGTTACGCGTTGCGAAGACAACCTCGAGAGACATGTTGGCTGAGCGCACGTGGTTGCCAGTGATGGAGTTCCAAGATGACTGGTAGAGCCGTATCCCCTTGGTGCCGTTCGATATCTCATTGCCGTGGATTGAGTTTCCTGAAGACCGACTTAGCTCAATCCCCGATTCTTGGTTTGAATTTATGACGTTCCTCTCGATTGCGTTGCTGGCAGACTGGTTCAGGTATATTCCGGACTCGACGTTTGAGAGCGTCTGGCTGTCCGTGATCTTAGAACCTCTTGAGAGTTTCAGGTATATCCCGTGTGTGTTGCTCTCAGATCGAACATGTGTGATCTTTGCTCCGCTTACTCTATACAGCAGAACCCCCGTTCCAAAGTTGGTGACGGTCATGTTTTTCAGGATGATGTTTGAAATCTCCTTGTCAATCCTGCCAGCGGAGACACCCGTTCCCGTGCCGTATCCAAAGATCGTGTGGAACCTTCCGTCGAGAGTTACGTTGCTCGCTGAGATCACTATGCACAGGTTTCCGCTCAGGTCTGCTGTTAGATAGTAATAACCATCTGTATCTATGTTCGTGCAGGAGTCTATTCTCGGGCCGACGACTGTGAAGGTTATGAGTCCCGTGGAATTCGTGTTGCCCGCAAGATCCTCTCCCCAGACTCTGAACATGTATGTGCCCCTCGAAACGTCGAATGTGCTCTCCCAAGCCTTTCCGCTCCCGGACATGCTTTGATTGACTCCGTTCCACTCTATGGTCGCCCTTTTCAGCTCTTCGCTGCTCTCCAGCC
Coding sequences within it:
- a CDS encoding NosD domain-containing protein; translated protein: MRLESSEELKRATIEWNGVNQSMSGSGKAWESTFDVSRGTYMFRVWGEDLAGNTNSTGLITFTVVGPRIDSCTNIDTDGYYYLTADLSGNLCIVISASNVTLDGRFHTIFGYGTGTGVSAGRIDKEISNIILKNMTVTNFGTGVLLYRVSGAKITHVRSESNTHGIYLKLSRGSKITDSQTLSNVESGIYLNQSASNAIERNVINSNQESGIELSRSSGNSIHGNEISNGTKGIRLYQSSWNSITGNHVRSANMSLEVVFATRNSIANNSFEYGEYGIRLDGSRYNNLFNNTVRWNSESGIGITSYSYGNRIHENNISHNGVGVYSSGVLFVNSGVYQWNKITNNTIELNEVGIAVCGSSMILQNSIRSNTQHGIAVFASTLNSIRDNEISSNGANGILLRSSQNHIIGNKIGSNGKSGIEVSSSENMITGNSITSNGEYGILLNLSSQEGWNRIYNNYLNNTNNAFFINQTRPNIWNTQKVLGTNIVGGPYRGGNYWATPDGAGFSQLCEDVNRDGICDAAYQIGIGNLDYFPLTLNAFDPTPLSITFTENSPSDGSIVPQDHIFVEISSSKRLSRAMIEWNGQNVTMTPDKTRKTWSFNITGLSEGTYSFKVWGKDFAGNWTATETRTVRVDFSVTPIDSCAAIAQPGVYVLVKDILSSDTSACIIILSDGVKLFGNGHTVEGRSLMYSKGLLISDRGSNGEIVIKNIRFSKWYTGIYISNTTRATLDEIVSTSNYFGLSIFQSDRNGIYDSVFTDNRYDGIRISSSSNTSVINVNASDNGDNGIDIAGSENNSVKRSIANSNIRSGISLTGSSNNIVEGTEISANNIGISMTSYSEQNTVKDSVITSNGRGLYFQAASRNLIYNNYLNNPENHYQLYSTNTFNMGIEPEENIVGGNYIGGNYWSGFSEACGDANGDGICDSTYQLDGNNADHYPLADVTRDSDGDGVSDGQESGDWNGDGISDSQQSDVASVETADSIVAFSSQNNKFSDVRAENISELPQPPADLPYGIYSFNLTVTPGSSVSITVHVYDSSGNPVHLPADTEYWKYTSDGNGSSAGLPRWYSIPATVNGNTVTFTITDGGIGDGDGVANGVIADPGGPGVRSPTSVPEFSGLALMAAVLAIFAATFRAAKR